The following coding sequences lie in one Amycolatopsis cihanbeyliensis genomic window:
- a CDS encoding regulatory protein RecX — MREEPADLPPQEAWKKAKEICFDLLAIRSRTKDELRQALRRKGFDEETREALLGKLDSSGLVDDAAFAESWVRSRHANQGLARSALVAELKRKGVEDEIAVQAASEVDRESEEERARELVRKRLRVLGDVDEQTAIRRLLGALARKGYPQGLSYAVVREELRNAGAEATMLDSALPD; from the coding sequence GTGCGCGAGGAGCCGGCGGACCTGCCTCCCCAGGAGGCATGGAAGAAGGCCAAGGAGATCTGTTTCGACCTGCTCGCCATCCGGTCGCGGACCAAGGACGAGCTTCGGCAGGCCTTGCGGCGCAAAGGGTTCGACGAGGAGACCAGGGAAGCCCTGCTGGGCAAACTGGACTCGTCCGGCCTGGTCGACGACGCCGCGTTCGCGGAGTCGTGGGTGCGTTCTCGCCACGCCAACCAGGGGTTGGCGAGAAGCGCCCTCGTCGCCGAGCTGAAACGCAAGGGCGTGGAGGACGAGATCGCGGTCCAGGCCGCGAGCGAGGTGGACCGGGAGTCCGAGGAGGAGCGGGCCCGCGAGCTGGTGCGCAAGCGGTTGCGGGTGCTGGGCGACGTCGACGAGCAGACCGCGATCCGGCGGCTGCTCGGCGCGCTCGCCCGCAAGGGCTACCCGCAGGGCCTGTCCTACGCGGTGGTCCGCGAGGAGCTTCGGAACGCCGGGGCCGAGGCGACCATGCTGGACAGCGCGCTTCCCGACTGA
- the recA gene encoding recombinase RecA encodes MPAAPDREKALELALAQIDKQYGKGSVMRLGDEGRAPIEVIPTGAIALDVALGIGGLPRGRVVEIYGPESSGKTTVALHAVANAQRNGGIAAFVDAEHALDPEYAKVLGVDTDALLVSQPDTGEQALEIADMLIRSGALDILVIDSVAALVPRAEIEGEMGDSHVGLQARLMSQALRKLTGALHNSGTTAVFINQLREKVGVMFGSPETTTGGKALKFYASVRLDVRRIETLKDGGEPVGNRTRVKVVKNKVAPPFKQSEFDILYGVGISREGSLIDMGVDQGILRKSGAWYTYEGDQLGQGKENARRFLRDNPDIANEVEKRIKEKLGIGAQVDTEEASAKEPAPVDF; translated from the coding sequence ATGCCAGCAGCACCGGACCGGGAAAAGGCGCTCGAGCTGGCCCTTGCGCAGATCGACAAGCAGTACGGCAAGGGTTCGGTAATGCGTCTCGGCGATGAGGGAAGGGCACCGATCGAGGTGATCCCCACCGGCGCCATCGCATTGGATGTCGCACTCGGCATCGGGGGACTGCCCCGCGGCCGTGTCGTGGAGATCTACGGGCCCGAGTCCTCGGGTAAGACCACGGTCGCGTTGCACGCGGTCGCCAACGCGCAGCGCAACGGCGGCATCGCGGCGTTCGTGGACGCCGAGCACGCGCTGGACCCGGAGTACGCCAAGGTGCTCGGCGTGGACACCGACGCGCTGCTGGTCTCCCAGCCGGACACCGGGGAGCAGGCGCTGGAGATCGCGGACATGCTGATCCGCTCCGGCGCGCTGGACATCCTGGTGATCGACTCGGTGGCCGCGCTCGTCCCGCGCGCGGAGATCGAGGGCGAGATGGGCGACTCGCACGTGGGCCTGCAGGCTCGGCTGATGAGCCAGGCGCTGCGCAAGCTCACCGGCGCGCTGCACAACTCCGGCACCACCGCGGTCTTCATCAACCAGCTGCGGGAGAAGGTCGGCGTCATGTTCGGCTCGCCGGAGACCACCACCGGTGGTAAGGCGCTGAAGTTCTACGCCTCGGTCCGGCTGGACGTGCGGCGCATCGAGACGTTGAAGGACGGTGGCGAGCCGGTCGGCAACCGCACCAGGGTGAAGGTGGTGAAGAACAAGGTCGCGCCCCCGTTCAAGCAGTCCGAGTTCGACATCCTCTACGGCGTCGGGATTTCCCGCGAGGGCTCCCTCATCGACATGGGGGTGGATCAGGGCATCCTGCGCAAGTCCGGGGCCTGGTACACCTACGAGGGCGACCAGCTCGGCCAGGGCAAGGAGAACGCGCGGCGGTTCCTGCGCGACAACCCCGATATCGCCAACGAGGTCGAGAAACGGATCAAGGAGAAGCTCGGCATCGGTGCCCAGGTGGACACCGAGGAAGCGTCGGCGAAGGAGCCGGCGCCGGTCGACTTCTAG
- the def gene encoding peptide deformylase, with protein MAVRELRYFGDPVLKSVADPVTRFDKATEALVTDLLDTVEGPGRAGLAAPQIGVGLRAFSYHVEDQVGYVLNPELVELSEETHEIDEGCLSVPELWFATRRAKRAVVRGVDLRNEPVTVHGEGLMAQCLQHEADHLDGILYLDRLAANRKREALREARQRDWFWRR; from the coding sequence ATGGCCGTGCGCGAGTTGCGGTACTTCGGCGATCCGGTACTGAAGAGCGTCGCCGACCCGGTGACCCGGTTCGACAAGGCGACCGAGGCACTGGTCACCGATCTGCTGGACACGGTGGAGGGCCCCGGCAGGGCCGGGCTGGCCGCACCGCAGATCGGGGTCGGGCTACGGGCGTTCAGCTACCACGTCGAGGACCAGGTCGGGTACGTGCTCAACCCGGAACTGGTGGAGCTGTCCGAGGAGACGCACGAGATCGACGAGGGCTGCCTTTCCGTTCCCGAACTGTGGTTCGCCACCCGCCGCGCGAAACGTGCCGTGGTGCGCGGGGTGGACCTGCGCAACGAGCCGGTCACCGTGCACGGCGAGGGGCTGATGGCACAGTGCCTGCAGCACGAGGCCGACCATCTGGACGGGATTCTCTACCTCGACCGGTTGGCCGCCAATCGCAAACGCGAGGCGTTGCGCGAAGCTCGGCAACGGGACTGGTTCTGGCGAAGGTAA
- a CDS encoding DUF3046 domain-containing protein: protein MRITVFRRLMAEEFGAVRAEMLARDHVLSGLGGRTVEQALAAGTSAKEVWQEVCTAFEVPAERR, encoded by the coding sequence ATGCGTATCACGGTGTTCCGGCGGCTGATGGCGGAGGAGTTCGGCGCCGTCCGTGCCGAGATGCTGGCCAGGGATCATGTGCTCAGCGGGCTCGGTGGCAGGACCGTCGAACAGGCCCTCGCCGCGGGGACCTCCGCCAAGGAGGTCTGGCAGGAGGTCTGCACCGCGTTCGAGGTGCCCGCCGAGCGGCGGTGA
- a CDS encoding DUF1905 domain-containing protein — protein MVVVFDAELWVWDARRGDNWIFVSLPTEESEEIRDLTGGRPHRGFGSLRVQVTIGGSTWRTSIFPDSARGSYVLPVKRAVRAAETLDEPMFTWPRWWRSWAGPRGASSTRSPIPHSPRYW, from the coding sequence GTGGTCGTGGTTTTCGATGCCGAGCTGTGGGTATGGGATGCCCGCCGCGGTGACAACTGGATCTTCGTCAGCCTGCCCACCGAGGAATCCGAGGAGATTCGTGACCTGACCGGCGGCCGACCGCACCGTGGCTTCGGCTCACTGCGGGTACAGGTCACCATCGGCGGGAGCACGTGGAGGACGTCGATCTTCCCGGACAGCGCCCGGGGCAGCTACGTGCTGCCCGTCAAGCGGGCCGTCCGCGCGGCGGAAACCCTCGACGAGCCGATGTTCACCTGGCCGAGGTGGTGGCGTTCCTGGGCGGGGCCGCGTGGGGCGAGCTCGACGCGATCGCCTATACCGCACAGCCCCCGCTACTGGTAA
- a CDS encoding ATP-dependent helicase gives MDGVTDVLKLFSPATRDWFAGAFAAPTEAQAGAWRAAHAGEHALVVAPTGSGKTLAAFLWALDRLAASPPPAEAVRRCRVLYVSPLKALAVDVQRNLRTPLTGISQATRRLGGTPPEITVGMRTGDTPATERRSFARTPPDVLVTTPESLFLLLTSAARESLRGVETVIVDEVHAMAGGKRGAHLALSLERLDELPPRPAQRIGLSATVRPIDEVSSFLAGGRPVQVVRPELAKTLEVRVEVPVSDMTDMAGMAGMAGMTDTADGAAPPRPRDPMQAPEDTGGKEGVDRPRPSIWPAVEERVLELIRAHRSTIVFGNSRRLTERLTARLNELAAERTELEPGERFPAEAIGESGLTTGAAPTVARAHHGSMSREQRTLVEEELKSGKLPCVVATSSLELGIDMGAVDLVVQIEAPPTVASGMQRVGRAGHQVGAVSSGVMFPKFRGDLVSCAVVAERMAAGRIEAVRYPRNPLDVLAQQVVGMVAVEPRTVEDLAATVRRAAPFSALPDDALHAVLDMLAGRYPSEEFGELRARITWDRVTGELRGRPGAQRLAVTSGGTIPDRGLFTVTTPGEEGKSGSRVGELDEEMVYESRVGDTVLLGTSSWRVTDITHDRVIVVPAPGEPARMPFWKGDAPGRPLELGRALGAFVREVAADAVADPDAARARATAAGLDERARTNLLGYLDEQRAAARYIPDDRTILLERFRDELGDWRVVLHSPFGGQVNAPWALAIGARLREQRGVDAQVAHSDDGIVLRLPEALDGNGVEVTLGAEDVLLDPEEVEQLIVAEVSGSALFAARFRECAARSLLLPRRDPRRRTPLWQQRQRAAQLLGVAAKYERFPVVLEAMRECLQDVYDVGGLRELMADVRARKVRLVEVRTESASPFARSLLFGYVGMFLYETDAPLAERRAAALSLDSALLAELLGTEAIRELLDAEVVDAVERSLQRLETDRQARGPEDAADLLKFLGDLSEAEAQQRGIRPEWLAELVAQRRVIRVRIAGEERAIAIEDAGRVRDALGVALPIGVPEAFTEPVADPLGDLLARYARGRGPFPARQAARRFGLGVAVVTGVLDRLTAEGRVVRGELSPVSHERMPEPGGTEYCDAGVLRRLRRASLAKLRAEVEPVEPAALGRFLPSWHGIGGRVRSAPTADDVLSVVDQLAGAPLPASALESLILPSRLPGYYPALLDELTAAGEVVWCGCGTLPGGDGWLALAGADLADLLLPEVEETAPDGPLHRAIISTLDSGALFFRQLVDRVTPLLPSAPDDADVVTALWELVWAGTVTGDTLGPLRAQVSGRGAAHKPRRSPPRGRYARMRAGRPAMPSRTGPPAVAGRWALTPTREADPTRRTHARTEAFLERHGVLTRGALETERVSGGFSGIYKVLRGMEDSGQIIRGYVVEGLGAAQFAARGAVDRLRALSDPSGQRSENKAVVLAAADPAQPYGAALPWPAPLGETKHRPARKAGALAVLVDGVPALYVERGGRSLLSFTADEAALRAAAQALSTAVREGWLGQLAVQRADGEQALTSDLAEILREAGFRATPKGLRLRA, from the coding sequence ATGGATGGCGTGACCGACGTGCTCAAGCTGTTCTCCCCCGCGACCAGGGACTGGTTCGCGGGGGCCTTCGCCGCGCCCACCGAGGCGCAGGCGGGTGCCTGGCGGGCGGCGCACGCCGGGGAACACGCCCTGGTCGTCGCGCCGACCGGCTCGGGCAAGACACTGGCCGCCTTCCTCTGGGCACTCGACCGGCTGGCCGCCTCGCCGCCGCCCGCGGAGGCGGTGCGCCGCTGCCGGGTGCTGTACGTCTCCCCGTTGAAGGCGCTGGCGGTGGACGTCCAGCGCAACCTGCGCACCCCGCTGACCGGCATCTCGCAGGCGACGCGGCGGCTGGGCGGGACACCGCCGGAGATCACCGTGGGCATGCGCACCGGGGACACTCCGGCGACCGAGCGCCGGTCGTTCGCCCGCACCCCGCCGGATGTGCTGGTGACCACGCCGGAGTCGCTGTTCCTGCTGCTCACCTCCGCGGCCAGGGAGTCGCTGCGCGGGGTGGAGACCGTGATCGTGGACGAGGTGCACGCGATGGCGGGCGGCAAGCGGGGCGCGCATCTCGCGCTGTCCCTCGAGCGGCTGGACGAGTTGCCGCCCCGGCCCGCGCAGCGGATCGGGCTGTCCGCGACCGTGCGGCCGATCGACGAGGTGAGCTCCTTCCTCGCCGGCGGCAGACCGGTCCAGGTGGTGCGGCCCGAGCTGGCCAAGACCCTCGAGGTGCGGGTGGAGGTCCCGGTCAGCGACATGACTGACATGGCCGGCATGGCCGGTATGGCTGGCATGACTGACACGGCCGACGGCGCCGCCCCGCCGCGGCCGCGCGACCCGATGCAAGCGCCCGAGGACACCGGCGGCAAGGAGGGTGTGGACCGGCCTCGGCCGTCCATCTGGCCCGCCGTCGAGGAACGGGTGCTCGAGCTGATCAGGGCACATCGCTCGACCATCGTGTTCGGCAACTCCCGCCGGCTCACCGAGCGGCTGACCGCGCGGTTGAACGAACTCGCGGCCGAGCGGACCGAGCTGGAACCGGGCGAGCGGTTCCCCGCCGAGGCCATCGGCGAGTCCGGGCTGACCACCGGTGCCGCGCCGACCGTGGCCAGGGCACACCACGGGTCCATGTCCCGGGAGCAGCGCACGCTGGTCGAGGAGGAGCTGAAGTCCGGGAAGCTGCCCTGCGTGGTGGCCACCTCCTCGCTCGAGCTCGGCATCGACATGGGCGCTGTCGACCTCGTCGTGCAGATCGAGGCGCCGCCGACGGTGGCTTCCGGGATGCAGCGGGTCGGCAGGGCCGGCCACCAGGTCGGCGCCGTGTCCAGCGGGGTGATGTTCCCCAAGTTCCGCGGCGACCTGGTGTCCTGCGCGGTGGTGGCCGAGCGGATGGCGGCCGGCCGGATCGAGGCGGTGCGTTACCCGCGCAACCCGCTGGACGTGCTGGCGCAGCAGGTGGTGGGGATGGTCGCGGTCGAGCCGAGGACGGTCGAGGACCTCGCGGCCACCGTGCGCAGGGCCGCCCCGTTCAGCGCGCTGCCGGACGACGCCCTGCACGCCGTGCTGGACATGCTGGCCGGTCGCTACCCCAGCGAGGAGTTCGGCGAGCTGCGCGCGCGGATCACCTGGGACCGGGTGACCGGCGAGCTGCGTGGTCGGCCGGGGGCGCAGCGGCTGGCGGTCACCTCCGGCGGCACCATCCCGGATCGTGGCCTTTTCACCGTGACCACCCCCGGCGAGGAGGGCAAGTCGGGGTCGCGGGTGGGCGAACTGGACGAGGAGATGGTCTACGAGTCCAGGGTCGGCGACACGGTCCTGCTCGGCACCTCCTCCTGGCGGGTCACCGACATCACGCACGACCGGGTCATCGTGGTGCCCGCGCCGGGTGAGCCGGCCAGGATGCCGTTCTGGAAGGGGGACGCCCCCGGGCGGCCGTTGGAGCTGGGGCGCGCGCTCGGGGCGTTCGTCCGGGAGGTGGCGGCCGACGCGGTGGCCGACCCGGACGCCGCCCGCGCACGGGCCACCGCGGCGGGGCTGGACGAACGGGCCCGCACCAACCTGCTCGGCTACCTTGATGAGCAACGCGCGGCCGCGCGGTACATTCCGGACGACCGCACGATCCTGCTGGAGCGCTTCCGGGACGAGCTCGGCGACTGGCGGGTGGTGCTGCATTCCCCGTTCGGCGGGCAGGTGAACGCGCCGTGGGCGCTGGCGATCGGCGCGCGACTGCGCGAGCAGCGCGGGGTGGACGCGCAGGTGGCGCATTCCGACGACGGCATCGTGCTGCGGCTGCCCGAGGCGCTGGACGGCAACGGCGTCGAGGTCACCCTCGGCGCCGAGGATGTGCTGCTCGACCCGGAGGAGGTGGAGCAGCTGATCGTGGCCGAGGTCAGCGGTTCGGCGTTGTTCGCGGCCCGGTTCCGGGAGTGCGCGGCCCGCTCCCTGCTGCTGCCGCGCCGGGACCCGCGCCGCCGCACCCCGCTGTGGCAGCAGCGGCAACGTGCCGCGCAGTTGCTCGGGGTCGCGGCCAAGTACGAGCGGTTCCCGGTGGTGCTGGAGGCCATGCGGGAATGCCTGCAGGACGTGTACGACGTGGGCGGGCTGCGCGAGTTGATGGCCGATGTGCGGGCCCGCAAGGTGCGGCTGGTGGAGGTGCGGACCGAGTCGGCTTCCCCGTTCGCCCGCAGCCTGCTGTTCGGCTACGTCGGCATGTTCCTCTACGAGACCGACGCCCCGCTGGCGGAGCGGCGGGCCGCGGCGCTGTCGCTGGACTCCGCGCTACTGGCCGAACTGCTGGGCACCGAGGCGATCCGGGAGTTGCTGGACGCCGAGGTGGTCGATGCGGTGGAACGGTCACTGCAGCGGCTCGAAACCGACCGGCAGGCCCGCGGCCCTGAGGACGCCGCCGACCTGCTGAAGTTCCTCGGCGACCTGTCCGAGGCGGAGGCACAGCAGCGTGGGATCCGGCCGGAATGGCTGGCCGAACTGGTCGCGCAGCGCCGGGTCATCCGGGTGCGGATCGCGGGCGAGGAACGTGCCATCGCCATCGAGGACGCGGGCAGGGTGCGCGACGCGCTGGGGGTGGCGCTGCCGATCGGGGTTCCGGAGGCGTTCACCGAGCCGGTGGCCGACCCGCTCGGCGACCTGCTCGCCCGTTACGCCCGTGGCCGTGGCCCGTTCCCCGCGCGGCAGGCGGCGCGGCGCTTCGGGCTCGGGGTGGCCGTGGTGACCGGCGTGCTGGACCGGTTGACCGCGGAGGGCAGGGTGGTCCGCGGAGAGCTGAGCCCGGTGAGCCACGAGCGGATGCCCGAGCCGGGTGGGACGGAGTACTGCGACGCCGGGGTGCTGCGGCGGTTGCGGCGGGCCTCGCTGGCGAAGCTGCGGGCCGAGGTGGAGCCGGTGGAACCGGCCGCGCTGGGCCGGTTCCTGCCGTCCTGGCATGGCATCGGTGGCCGGGTACGGTCCGCGCCGACCGCCGACGACGTGCTGTCCGTTGTGGACCAGCTCGCGGGCGCGCCGCTGCCGGCGAGCGCACTGGAATCGCTGATCCTGCCCAGTAGGCTGCCCGGCTACTACCCCGCCCTGCTGGACGAGCTCACCGCCGCCGGTGAGGTGGTCTGGTGCGGCTGCGGCACGCTGCCCGGCGGAGACGGTTGGCTGGCGCTGGCCGGTGCCGACCTGGCCGATCTGCTACTGCCCGAGGTCGAGGAAACGGCGCCGGACGGTCCGCTGCACCGGGCGATCATCTCCACTTTGGATAGTGGGGCGCTGTTCTTCCGGCAGCTGGTGGATCGGGTGACCCCGCTACTGCCCTCCGCGCCGGACGACGCGGACGTGGTGACCGCGCTGTGGGAACTGGTGTGGGCCGGGACGGTCACCGGCGACACCCTCGGGCCGTTGCGCGCGCAGGTCTCCGGTCGGGGCGCCGCGCACAAGCCACGCCGGTCCCCGCCGCGGGGCCGGTACGCCCGGATGCGGGCCGGCCGACCCGCCATGCCCTCGCGCACCGGGCCCCCGGCCGTGGCCGGGCGCTGGGCACTGACCCCGACGCGGGAAGCCGACCCGACCCGGCGCACGCACGCCCGCACCGAGGCGTTCCTGGAACGGCACGGCGTGCTCACCAGGGGCGCGCTGGAGACCGAGCGGGTGAGCGGCGGGTTCTCCGGCATCTACAAGGTGCTGCGCGGGATGGAGGACTCCGGGCAGATCATCCGGGGATACGTGGTGGAGGGCCTCGGCGCGGCCCAGTTCGCCGCTCGCGGCGCGGTCGATCGGCTGCGGGCGCTGTCCGACCCGTCGGGGCAGCGGTCGGAGAACAAGGCCGTCGTGCTGGCCGCGGCCGATCCCGCGCAGCCCTACGGCGCCGCACTGCCCTGGCCCGCGCCGCTCGGTGAGACCAAGCACCGGCCCGCACGCAAGGCGGGAGCGCTGGCCGTGCTGGTCGACGGAGTGCCCGCGCTCTACGTGGAACGCGGCGGGCGTTCCCTGCTCTCCTTCACCGCGGACGAGGCGGCGCTACGGGCGGCCGCGCAGGCCCTGTCCACCGCCGTACGCGAGGGCTGGCTCGGCCAGCTCGCGGTGCAGCGCGCCGATGGCGAGCAGGCCCTCACCTCCGACCTCGCCGAGATCCTGCGCGAGGCCGGTTTCCGCGCCACCCCCAAGGGACTGCGCCTGCGCGCCTGA
- a CDS encoding class I SAM-dependent methyltransferase: MTYEFDKQYWEQRWRQSGAGGGGSMGTGAPNPYLPRETGELVPGTALDAGCGAGAEAIWLAARGWRVTAADISPAALTRAAERARVSGVSERLRWVETDLSAWNPGMRFDLVTTHYAHPAIPQLEFYDRIAGWVAPGGTLLIVGHLHDHGAAGGGHGQSQGPGHHPPAEASATAAAITARLDETAWEVLTAEECDRTVTGHAGEQAHLHDVVVRATRRHRSHRADEHGRRVGAPVT, translated from the coding sequence ATGACGTACGAGTTCGACAAGCAGTACTGGGAGCAGCGCTGGCGCCAGAGCGGCGCAGGCGGTGGTGGATCCATGGGCACAGGCGCGCCGAACCCGTACCTCCCTCGTGAAACCGGCGAGCTGGTACCGGGCACCGCGCTGGACGCGGGGTGCGGTGCCGGTGCCGAAGCGATCTGGCTCGCCGCACGCGGGTGGCGGGTGACCGCAGCCGACATCTCCCCCGCAGCACTCACCCGCGCCGCCGAACGCGCGCGGGTGAGCGGCGTGTCCGAGCGCCTGCGGTGGGTCGAGACGGACCTGAGCGCATGGAACCCGGGCATGCGGTTCGACCTGGTCACCACCCACTACGCTCACCCGGCCATACCGCAACTGGAGTTCTACGACCGCATCGCCGGATGGGTGGCACCCGGCGGCACCCTGCTGATCGTCGGCCACCTCCACGACCACGGCGCCGCCGGCGGCGGCCACGGTCAGAGCCAGGGGCCCGGGCACCATCCGCCCGCCGAGGCGTCGGCCACCGCCGCGGCCATCACGGCGCGCCTGGACGAGACGGCCTGGGAGGTCCTCACCGCCGAGGAGTGCGACCGGACCGTCACCGGACACGCGGGCGAACAGGCCCACCTCCACGACGTCGTCGTACGCGCCACCCGGCGCCACCGGTCCCACCGGGCCGACGAGCACGGCCGCAGGGTTGGGGCGCCGGTCACTTGA
- a CDS encoding helix-turn-helix domain-containing protein encodes MDDAADRTLDAVGPRLKQLRQRRDITLADLAEETGISTSTLSRLEAGLRRPTLEQLLPLARAYEVTLDELVDAPPTGNPRITLRPVACGDGSTILPLTRRPGGIQAYKFVLPAGDDDAEPDLRTHEGYDWVYVLDGTLRLVLGEHDLVLKPGEAAEFDTRTPHWFAATSTGPVEYLSLIGRQGERAHLRAAPRARLSE; translated from the coding sequence ATGGACGACGCAGCGGATCGCACGCTCGATGCCGTCGGGCCGAGGCTGAAGCAGCTACGACAGCGCCGCGACATCACCCTGGCCGACCTCGCCGAGGAGACGGGCATCTCCACCAGCACGCTCTCCCGGCTGGAGGCCGGGCTGCGGCGGCCCACGCTCGAGCAGCTGCTGCCGCTCGCCCGCGCCTACGAGGTGACCCTCGACGAGCTCGTCGACGCACCACCCACCGGCAACCCGCGGATCACCCTGCGTCCGGTCGCCTGCGGCGACGGATCGACCATCCTGCCACTGACCCGCAGGCCCGGAGGCATCCAGGCCTACAAGTTCGTCCTTCCGGCAGGAGACGACGACGCCGAGCCCGACCTGCGCACCCACGAGGGCTACGACTGGGTCTACGTTCTCGACGGCACGCTGCGCCTGGTACTGGGCGAGCACGACCTCGTCCTCAAGCCGGGGGAGGCCGCGGAGTTCGACACGCGCACCCCGCACTGGTTCGCTGCCACCAGCACCGGCCCCGTCGAGTACCTCAGCCTCATCGGCCGGCAGGGCGAACGCGCGCACCTCCGCGCAGCACCCAGGGCCCGGCTGTCCGAGTAA
- a CDS encoding Hsp70 family protein, which produces MRVLSVDLGTSNTVAVLSAHGRAPRVIEVDGSATMPSAVFASEDGTLMVGRDAERRARLDPTRFEPNPKRRVDEQTLLLGEDVVPVNEALAAVLRRVLEETSRQLGGEQPDEVRLTHPAQWGPVRRNVLLSAARLAGMGKGVSLVPEPVAAAAHFASFPGKALAPGQALAVYDLGAGTFDVAVVGATQNGFTVLAEDGLPDLGGLDVDQALLVHVGREVSHADPQRWQRLLRPESTGDRRTRRALQEDVKAAKEALSRHPQTEVPMPEPFTDVLVTRAELEALVRPAMLRSVELLARTVGSAGLAPEHLAGIYLVGGSSRLPLVGAMIAEKLGVVPGSLDQPEAAVALGAHHVSADGLSMRTQNVDGPVAATGAPYQTGPHGQPAQYAQPQAQPPRSSPAPQAAPPAQGRQPFPPGSGAQPAPGAPQQAAQANFPSYPAAQPAKAAGGRRNLLIGVAAAVVVVLAGAGAFFLLNQASVTTYSAAECRQPGQTDDKGFTGCMRQLAGSVAERGACNPGMGTGPAAAADPDELGVSVTCSAPGRAGAQVTYLHGSSSDALREHTDGLLNRTGGGDRVEARWKGNALDGRYTATAGRDSAVLVFTVPDRPVVGFIYQVNTAGADPADNRSSLADYFEQTIQPGE; this is translated from the coding sequence GTGCGGGTCCTTTCGGTGGATCTCGGTACATCCAACACCGTGGCGGTGCTGTCCGCGCACGGGCGGGCGCCGAGAGTGATCGAGGTGGACGGCTCCGCGACCATGCCATCGGCGGTGTTCGCGAGCGAGGACGGCACGCTCATGGTCGGCAGGGACGCCGAGCGGAGGGCCCGGCTGGACCCGACCAGGTTCGAGCCCAACCCGAAGCGCCGGGTGGACGAGCAGACCCTGCTGCTCGGCGAGGACGTCGTCCCGGTGAACGAGGCCCTGGCCGCGGTGCTGCGCAGGGTGCTCGAGGAGACCTCCCGGCAGCTCGGCGGCGAGCAGCCGGACGAGGTGCGGTTGACCCATCCCGCGCAGTGGGGGCCGGTGCGCCGCAACGTGCTGCTGTCCGCGGCGCGGCTGGCCGGCATGGGCAAGGGCGTGTCGCTGGTGCCCGAACCGGTCGCGGCCGCAGCGCACTTCGCCTCCTTCCCCGGCAAGGCGCTGGCTCCCGGCCAGGCCTTGGCCGTGTACGACCTGGGCGCGGGCACCTTCGACGTCGCGGTGGTCGGTGCCACCCAGAACGGCTTCACCGTGCTGGCCGAGGACGGCCTGCCCGACCTCGGCGGCCTGGACGTGGACCAGGCGCTGCTGGTGCACGTCGGTCGCGAGGTCTCGCACGCCGACCCGCAGCGCTGGCAGCGGCTGCTGCGCCCGGAGTCCACCGGCGACCGGCGCACCCGGCGTGCCCTGCAGGAGGACGTGAAGGCGGCCAAGGAGGCGTTGTCCCGGCACCCGCAGACCGAGGTGCCGATGCCCGAGCCGTTCACCGACGTGCTGGTCACCAGGGCGGAGCTGGAGGCGCTGGTCCGCCCCGCCATGCTGCGCAGCGTCGAGCTGCTGGCCAGGACCGTGGGTTCGGCGGGACTGGCGCCCGAGCACCTGGCCGGTATCTACCTCGTCGGAGGGTCCAGCCGGCTTCCGCTGGTCGGCGCCATGATCGCGGAGAAGCTCGGGGTCGTACCGGGCAGCCTCGACCAGCCGGAGGCCGCGGTCGCGCTCGGCGCACATCACGTGTCCGCGGACGGCCTGAGCATGCGTACGCAGAACGTGGACGGCCCGGTGGCCGCGACCGGTGCCCCGTACCAGACGGGTCCGCACGGCCAGCCGGCACAGTACGCGCAGCCGCAGGCACAGCCGCCGCGGTCCTCGCCGGCCCCGCAGGCGGCACCGCCCGCCCAGGGCAGGCAGCCCTTCCCTCCCGGCAGCGGCGCGCAACCCGCGCCGGGCGCGCCCCAGCAGGCGGCGCAGGCCAACTTCCCGTCCTATCCGGCGGCGCAGCCCGCCAAGGCCGCGGGCGGCAGGCGGAACCTGCTGATCGGGGTCGCGGCGGCCGTAGTGGTGGTGCTGGCGGGCGCCGGCGCGTTCTTCCTGCTGAACCAGGCCTCGGTGACCACCTACAGCGCGGCGGAGTGCCGGCAGCCGGGGCAGACCGACGACAAGGGCTTCACCGGGTGCATGCGGCAGCTCGCGGGTTCCGTGGCGGAGCGGGGCGCGTGCAACCCGGGGATGGGCACCGGCCCCGCCGCCGCGGCCGATCCCGATGAGCTCGGCGTCTCGGTCACCTGCTCGGCGCCGGGAAGGGCCGGGGCGCAGGTGACCTACCTGCACGGGAGCTCCTCCGACGCGCTGCGGGAGCACACCGACGGACTGCTGAACCGCACCGGCGGCGGGGACAGGGTGGAGGCGCGCTGGAAGGGCAACGCGCTGGACGGCCGCTACACGGCGACGGCGGGCAGGGATTCCGCGGTGCTGGTGTTCACCGTGCCCGACCGCCCGGTGGTGGGCTTCATCTACCAGGTCAACACGGCCGGCGCGGATCCCGCGGACAACCGGTCCTCGCTCGCCGACTACTTCGAGCAGACCATCCAGCCCGGCGAGTGA